From Anaplasma ovis str. Haibei:
AATGCGTTGCCGACTGTAGAATATCCAAGAGGGCCTGGGAACATATCTGGGAAGATGGTCAAAACGTTGAAAATCATCTACTGCCCACACCAATAACTTCAGGTGGAACAACAATAGCAACCCTGCGCTCTACGTCTACTACCGGGAAAGTTGACCGCGAGAAGGGGACCATCACCAACTTACCCGTGCTTGTAGACAGCTCTATAATGTCGCACGACCCGAAATTCAGTATAGCCGAGATAACTCCGTAGGTTGTACCATCTTCCAGTTTTGCATCCATCCCGATGAGTTCGTTCTCGTAGAATTCGTCTTCCTGCAGCTTTGGTAAACTAGATTTTCGGACGTAGAGGCGTTTACCACGCAGCCTTTCTGATTCTGTTCTTGAGCTAAGCCCATCAAATTTTGCTATGACGCTATCCGCTCCCAGAACTGATACTACCGTTACGTTAAAACAGCTGTGCCCGTCGGTTAATGGGCCGTATGCCGATATGTGAGACGGATCCTCCGTAAACGTCCTAACCTTCACGAGTCCCATGACCCCATGCGGAGCGCGCACCACGCCCAGGAGCACCATATCACCGTGAACCATGGTTTTTAAAGCGTATAAACAATGCCAGAATTTTACATCCTAAGCATGCCGCCATCAATCTTAAAACGCTTAAAGTTTGTCCAGCATTTTAAAAAAGTCCTCACATTTCTCCTCACTAATAAAGTTTATAGTGAGCCTCTTGCCGCTCTTCCTTACCCTAACCTCAGTATCCAGCCTACCGGGCAGGAAGCTCTCAATGCGCACTGTGGTGGCCTGCACAACGTCTGTGTGGTTTTGCAGATCCTTCACCATGGCCTCAGTTTCCCTAACGCTCATGCCCGAAGATAAGATCCTCTCGGCCAGCTCCTCAGGATTCTCAACGCCCAACAGGCATCTTGCGTGACCAAAAGATATGGATCTGTCGCTTATCATGCGCTTGACGGAGTCTGGCAACGTAAGGATACGGAGTATGTTGGTTATGTGGCTCCTGCTTCTGCCGAGTATTGCAGCCAAGCTTTCATGTGTATGATTAAATTCGTCAATTAGCTTCTTATATGACTCAGCCTCCTCCAGTACCGTCAAGTCTTCCCGCTGGATATTCTCGATTACCGAAATCTCCAAACACTTACTATCGCTAACGTTCCTGATTATTACAGGTACGTCTGCAAGCTTTGCTGCTATACTGGCTCTCCACCTGCGCTCCCCGGCTATGATTTCGTACCTATCTCCCAACGCATCCTTTCTCACAATAAT
This genomic window contains:
- a CDS encoding ParB/RepB/Spo0J family partition protein, with the translated sequence MKRSLGKGILELIGEESSGDVDTLTMEAPTRVRVNMLHPGRFQPRRRFDQASIKELAGSIARNGLIQPIIVRKDALGDRYEIIAGERRWRASIAAKLADVPVIIRNVSDSKCLEISVIENIQREDLTVLEEAESYKKLIDEFNHTHESLAAILGRSRSHITNILRILTLPDSVKRMISDRSISFGHARCLLGVENPEELAERILSSGMSVRETEAMVKDLQNHTDVVQATTVRIESFLPGRLDTEVRVRKSGKRLTINFISEEKCEDFFKMLDKL
- the rimM gene encoding ribosome maturation factor RimM (Essential for efficient processing of 16S rRNA), translated to MVHGDMVLLGVVRAPHGVMGLVKVRTFTEDPSHISAYGPLTDGHSCFNVTVVSVLGADSVIAKFDGLSSRTESERLRGKRLYVRKSSLPKLQEDEFYENELIGMDAKLEDGTTYGVISAILNFGSCDIIELSTSTGKLVMVPFSRSTFPVVDVERRVAIVVPPEVIGVGSR